ACGTTCATATCGCGCCTTCACTATTGGATTATTTAAAATGCTTGTAGCAGTCAAGAcactctctctttttatttgttccTTATAAGCCTATAAAAAACAGAACACACTGAGGGTTCTTGAAAATCATGCTatgaaaaatatttccataattaAAACAGCATTTAATGCTCAAACCCTTAGATTTGAATGACTTATCTTCTTACAAACTATAGAGCAACAGTACCTACTATAACCACAATCTAAATCTATGAATTAAAACACTGAAGATTCAAGCCAATCAGCTTCAACAGAAAACACTCAGTCCCACAAATCTACAAGTCTAGATTCTACTAGATAGCTGCCTTCTCTTCTTTCCACTCCCCATCTGCCTCCCCAGGCCCCAACTATTAATTTTCATGCTatcaaaaaatgaagaataatttttCATACTACAAGAGTATCTAGTCTTCCTTTAGGCTGTAGTTATTTCAAGACTATTATACAAAGGAAGAAAGGTAACAATATAGAATGTCTAATTGCCAAAATGGTGTCAAGGGAAtatcaagagaagaaaaagacgTAGATTAAGAAAAGATTGTATGTGTTCAAAAATGCTTGAAGAAATCTGAATTAAATGAGGTTCACTTTAATACAAAATACAAGTTTAACACTGAGTATGTTCTACTTAAAACTTAAGGCTTTAATATTTGAATCTTTAAATATGCTTTTCAAACAAACCGATTTTCCACAATATAAACATTTGTATTGCCTGAAGTAAATCTGACTAAATAAAACCAGCCACGCCAATAGAGAAGCAGAAACATACTAACCAAAAAGACAGTAAATTTTTCAGGGATATTCTACTAAAAAATGTAACAATGATGCTAGCTGGTAAtgctgtttttaaatgtatttttcccaACCATCAGAAAAATTTATCAGTAATAATcaaatctttacttttttattctaaaacacacacacacacacacacacacacacacacacacacacactctctctctctctcacaaaaCTGTTTcgtactgacttttaaaaaagttaacagTTCAATAAAAGCTACAATTTCCTGAATGCTTACCATTACCAGACACTATTTTAATTGCCTTATACATTTTAGTTAatctaattctttaaaaaaatgaggtaAGAGTAGAATGATCATctactctcattttacagataaggaaacttagACAAAGAAAGGCTAACTTGCTTGCTTAACACATGTTATAGATTGAACAACTCCGGGAATCTTACTCTAGAGCTCACTCTTAACCACTATATACTGCCTCTCTCAATATAATCACAGTTATTTCCATATGAGattgataaaattgataaaattgcAGATAGGTGTGAAGCTATGGCCAAAGAACAATAAAACATTGATGGATAATCCAGCAACTTTATTAAGACAGATCAAAATTTTACCTGCTTCCCTTTGATATGATCAGGAGACTTTAAGTGCTGCTGAACTGAACTATGTAAGGCAGGGATATACACACTGCAAGCGCTGCAATGAACTGTCTCTACTTTCATCATGTGATCATCTGCAGTAACACCTACAAAAGACATCCAATTATGAAAGAAATGACTCATGTATTATTTCTGACCAATGAAGTTTTTACTACTTAGTTTCCATACCCCTTCTTccaaaataaagatcagagtgaACAGGTTTATGTTGAGTATTTCTACCACATCTCATAAATCTACATATGTAGATTTAATATATTGCtaactaattaaaattattaaggtATAATTACATTATAGTTCCTAATCAGGTTAAACAACCATGCTCTGAGGCCGGTACATTCACCCTCCCAAAACTAtaatataaaggaaaacaaatgttgATTTTCTAGTAAAATAAGAATTTCCATGATTATGAATGTGGATGAGTAAGAAAAGGGGAAATGATGTCAAAACTGGATTCATAAGGAACAAAGATATTCTGGATCTTGCAAATGGTGACTAGGGTTTATTACAGATGAAGGTATAAACATATGCAGGGGAAGGGTGAAAGAAAATGGTACTTTCTGCAAGTTAGTACGACTGGAACAGAGAAGAAGAGACTaaagatgaaaatagaaaaaaagggccTAAATAATAAAGAGCTTTATGTGCCATGCCTAGGAATTTGAACTTGATCCTGGAGAGGATGAGAGGCCACTGAAAGTTCCTGaaacaatgaaatcatgtggtaAAATCATAGATAAGAAaaactggggccgggcgcggtggctcacgcctgtaatcccagcactttgggaggccgaggcgggcggatcacaaggtcaggagatcgagaccacggtgaaaccccgtctctactaaaaatacaaaaaatgagccgggcgcagtggcgggcgcctgtagtcccagctactcgggagactggggcaggagaatggcgtgaacccaggaggcggagcttgcagtgagccaggatcgcgccactgcactccagcttgggcgacagagcaagactccgtctcaaaaaaaaaaaaaaagaaaaactggaagtaAGGAAACTACTTCAGAAATACTACAATTGTCAAGACAACAGACAAGGATTTGAACAAATACAGTATTTAAAGGAGACGTAAAGAAACagatttgataaatatttaaaagatagaaTTGACGTTCTCAATTGATCAGTACTTGAGATACAGTAAGGAAAAAGTACCTCGTATAACTCTCTACTTCCGGCTTTGGTAGATGGTGCAGGCccttttcaagataaatgaaggaaaaaactgtgaggttttgttttgctttctatgTAAGGTAGGATATGCTCAAAGAGATGATAAATTTTTTtgatatgttgattttgtgtgaCTACTGTAGAGAGATGTCAGTAGGCAGATGTGTAAGACTGAGTTCAGAAGAAAGATCTGTGCTAGAAATATAGATGTATAAGTAACGAACATCTAGATACTAACTTAAGCTCTGTAAGTAAGTGAATTTATTAGGAAGGAATATAAAAGGAGATGGTAATGGAGCTAATGACAAGGTACTGAGAAACATCAAATTCTAAAAGACTGCCAGAGAAAGCACAAAGactaaaaaatgacaaaaggatAACGAAAACATTAGGCCAGTGAAGTGCCacagaaacaaagcaagaaaaatgatTCATGAATAATGTAGTTAGTAAAAAACGTTATGGAAGATAATGATTCAAAAGAACCTAGAGGAGTTGTTGTTGATAACTTCTGTTACAGCAGTTTCAGTAGACTAAGAGTAGTCGAAAGTTGTTTAATGTGTTTAATGTAATACATGGGAGACGAAGAAGCAGAGACTAGTGTGGATTATGCTTAAAGAAGCATGgttatttggttatttaaaatgaaaaagaagatagGTTACTTAGGAGAACTAGcgtctatttttctttcctttttttattccttttgttggctgttttttgtttggttagttttcgtttttgttttgtttttttttttaagtaaaagcatATTTACAGACTCCAGAGATGGAatcaaaagagaaggaaagactAAAAAACAGAAGAGTTCATAACTTGAATTTTGGGAGAAGGAATAACAGAAacagagaacagagagaagtaTCTTTCATCCAGAGGAAAAGGTAACTTTTCCTCTCAAACTGAATTGAAGAAAGTAATGGCAGGTAATGATAAATTTGTAAGCATGAGAACAGGAAGACAAAGAAGTTCATTTCTGGTAACTCACTCAGAGCTACTGTATATATGACTGTACTATATCACTCTAGTGGctatcatttacatttaaacagGTAAAAATAcatgtagaattttaaaataatttgttttaaatacttaCCTTCCATAACatctttttcaattattttaactaCTTCTGTTTGATTATTTGTCTGTTGCTTACGAATAGatgttttcttgaatttattcACCATACACtcctagaaaacaaaacagaaagaatccAAATAGTTTTCAATGAGTACTCAATATAATGCTTAGCACCATGTTCATCCTATGGAAGATACAATATCTGCTATATAAGAATTAATATCTTTTCTCAAGGAGTTTACAATTTAGTTGAAAAGATAATCATAAAATATTAGGAACCTACAAAAAGTATTCACttttcaaagtatattttaagCATATAGAGAAAGGGATCAAAGGGAGCTAGAATATTTAAGAGGTCTTCCAGAGTAGGTGGGTATTTAAGTTATAAAGGACACACAGAAACTCATTAAGGAAAtaaattacagaagaaaataaagggtCACAGTTAGTTCTATGAGGATTACGGTGGTATgaatgttcacttttttttttttttagatggagtgtcactctgtcgcccaggctggagtgcagtggcacgatctctgctcactgcaacctctgcctcccgggtttaagggattttcctgcctcagcctcctgagtagctgggattacaggcacgtgccaccacatctggctaatttttgtatttttagtaaagacggggtttcaccatgtttttcaggctggtctcaaacccctgacctcgtgatccacccgcctcagcctcccaaagtgctgggattacaggtgtgagccactacgcccggcctgatcactgtatttttttgttgttgtttttagccagtgtttttattttattttatttttattttacttttagttgCAGGATgatgtgcaaaatgtgcaggtttgttacataagtatacatgtgccatggcggtttgTTACCCCTAATGACTAGTCCTATAaattccctctcctttcctccaaccccacaacaggcccggGGTGTGTTGTTCCactgcctgtgtccatgtgttctcattgtttgactcccacttacgagtgagaagatgcggtgtttggttttatgttcgtatgttagtttgctgaggatgatggcttccagcttcatccatgtccctgcaaagaacataatctcattcctttttgtgactgcataatattccctggtgtatatgtaccacattttctttatccagtttatcagtgatggacatttgggttgattccattagttcgctattgtaaatagtgctccaatagacatatgtgtgcatatgtctttatagtagaatgatttatattcctttgggtatatactcagtaatgagattgctctgtcaaatggtatttctgattctagatccttgaggaatctccatgctgtcttccacaatcatgtaactaatttacattcccaccaacagtgtgaaagtgttacTGTTTCTCCAcggcctctccagcacctattgtttcttgacttttttttttttaattatactttaagtcctagggtacctgtgcacaacgtgcaggtgtgttacatatgtatacttgatgatcactgtatttttaactttctaataATTCCATCTCTTCTGTCCAAATTAATTTTATGTACAATTAGCAGTCTAACTCAAGCCCCTTCTTTAAGCATTCCTTAACATTCCCAACCGTCTTTCCCTTTGCCAAACCCCTACGGTACTTCTGAATTCCTGGCATTGGCACTGAACATTTAACTGCTCTGAGCATaatctttcatgataaaaatgagTTGTTATAGGACTCAactgaaataatgaatgaatgtaacCAGCACAACTCCAGTTAACGGATGATAGCTGACTCTACATCAATAAAGTTGTTAAAGGACACCTCCCCCAGAAACAACTGTGAAAAATGTAATCATTTCTGAAATAACAAATACAAATTCTATTATAGAGGAATTCACAAGTAATTCTGGGTTAATTTTAAAGCAACTCTTTCTTTaaatagtaaattaaaattttagaaacataaatgcaagagatggggaaagtgaaaaatgaaatcttaAGAAATTcatatcaggccgggcgcggtggctcacgcctgtaatcccagcactttgggaggccaaggcgggcggatcacgaggtcaggagatcgagaccatcctggctaacacagtgaaaccccgtctctactaaagaatacaaaaaattagccaggcgtagtggcgagcgcctatagtcccagctactcgggaggctgaggcaggagaatggcgtgaacccaggaggcggaggttgcagtaagccgcgattgtgccactgcaccccagcctgggcgacagaccaagactccgtctcaaaaaaaaaaaaaaaaaaaaaaaaagaaattcatatcAATAAAATGCTTCTCACTTCAAAAACAGCTACTTACATGCAAAAACTCCATAACTACTTTATCAAATTTAGTTTGTTTCTGTATATGATCTAACGTTTCCTGATGTGAAGAACTTTCCAGATGCAGTTCAATATCTTTTTCTTCAAACGTTCGAAATTTACAAAATGAACACGTAAATGCCAttctgtaagagaaaaaaaagttttcctttaaatattactttattcACTTATAAAGAGTTCATAAAAATATACCATTAAAACTAATTTTACCAacataaattatttcctttcttccattttatgACTGAATTAAACTTAGCTTAAATCTAAAAAAACTATTTCTTTAAGTACTTATTTGGACCGCACCCATACACCACTTTGCATTTCTGGCCCACTTTGGAGCTTCCGAGTAGGAAAAATGGAACCAGTGGATCTATAAGTTATCCACTTCAAGCCTGGACCAATTAAAAAGCCAAAGCAAACCTCAAGAAGTATCGAGTTCCAAAGTTCTGCAACTTATTTTACATGTTGTTCCATCCTCAAGCTTCTAAACCAATGGTAGTATCATATCAACAAAGCAAAGTGGCACACCACCAGACAATCATAACTCACTCCTATGGAATTCTTGGGTGATAAAAGTCTTGCCTTCTAAAGACTACTTCACTTCAGGATAATTAATAGGCCTGGACTGGACAAATGCATGCATCTGTAAGCTCAAGAGCCACTCCATAATGAACAGTCCCAcctaattgtttctttttttgtttgtttgtttgagatggagcctcgctctgttgcccagactggagtgcagtggtgcaatctaagctcactgcaacctccacttcctgggttcaagcggttctcccacatcagcctcccaagtacctgggactacaggcatgcaccaccatacctggctgttttagtagagatggggtttttgccaccttggccaggctggtcttgaactcctgacctcaggtgatccgcctgcctcggcctcccaaagtgctgggattacaggtgtgagccactgtgcccagcataaCTGTTTCTAtcttatgttattttcttttccttgaattaTGCTAGCAGTCACGTAACTGGTTTCTGTCTCCAGTCTCCATTTTCCAATTAATTCTTTGCAACGCTACTAGATTTATTTTCCTGGTTGAGAGTATGAGCTCTGGAGCCAACTGCCGAGTTCATATCCTAATTCCAttttgtgatcttgggcaagttacttgactTCTCTAGGCCTTGGCTTTCTTACATTGAGATGAGAACGCTCACAGAGGTGtctgaggatttttaaaaattaatgcataCAAAGCCCTTAGAACATTTCCTAACACACAATTACTCAATTAATTATTGTTACTTCCTATAGCAGGTAAGAGCACATTACTGCTCAAAGGGCTTCATTAGCTCTGTAagctcaaaaaacaaagacaaaaatgtttTTGCTGCCATCCAGGAAATTTCCTAATCTCTCCTTTTTGGCTTACTCACCAATACCTTTAATAATATCTGGCACAGCATGTCTccattaaatgtttaaattagaTTATACCTTTCATCCCATTAGAGTCACTTCAATCTACACTGCTTTCAATTTTCTAAATAACAATAACACAGTCCTATTTATTTGCTTTGATGGCAAGCCATGGCCTCTACCTGGGCTGCCTCTCACAACTCCTCCTGTAACCCTACCATTCCCAGATCAATTCAAATACCACGTCCATCATGGTCACCTCCCCTGATTTCCCTGCAcccttatttacttatttttcgagacagagtcttgctctgttgcccaggccatagagtgcagtggtgcgaactcaactcactgcaacctccacctcccaagctcaagctatcctcccacctcagcctcccaagtggctgggaccacagccgcatgccaccacacctggctaatttttgtattttttgtagaaataaggtttcaccatgttgcccaagctggtcttgaactcctaggctcaagctagccacccaccttggcctcccaaagtgctggaattacaggcatgagctagcACGCTTGGCCTCCTATACTCTTATTTAGAAGTTATTTCTCATGAAACTACATTGTACTTCTCTTCTGGTATCCTTCGTCATACACTATTATTTATGTACATCTCTCACACATCCATCTCTTTCTCCCTAGGTTCCCTTAAGGGTAGGTATAAACCTTTCCATGCTCTTTATTATGTTGAAAGCATTCAAATATCCAAGGGAACCTATCACAAGAATAGTGATTTACTCAATCTCGAATCCTCATAACTCAAAGTAAAACTGCTCTGATAAGTGAAAATAATCTAGACtactttaaagaaattatatCCTACAATGATAATTTATGAGTTGACATTCTTTTGGTTATATCATCAGATTTATATTTAGAGTTACAGAGAACATAGCTAAATGAAAGTtcagttctttcattttctccaaatcacaattttatatattatattaacatTAACATAATCCAGATTATGTTAACATGAACGTAATTCAGAGCCgaaatttttaatgagaaaaatattcatagggcaattaaattttaaaaattgcatcttATAATGTAAAATGATTTTTACACTCCAAGAGGCTGataatttaaattcatttctaTACCAAAATATAACTATGACTGTTGCTTCTACCAAAAGAAGGAATCACAAGAGATAATGAGTGGGACAGAGAACTCACAAGGACTAAAAATAGCAGTAGTTCTTAAAACTAGAACTACTCTTCTTTTTatggattgttttgttttgtttagagatgaggtcttgccatgttgcctaggctggcctcaaacttcagggctcaaggctttaagaaaaattaagacatttttttaaaaactgctaaatTGCTTTCTAGCAGTTATAATATTATAATGTCACCAAGAAACTGTAAGTGTCCTTTGATCATTCCTTAATCAGCAAATCAAATTTCTCCTTAGTAATAAAATGGCAtactgttatttaaatttttagtttaaattaCTGTTAAAACAATTTCCTTAAAATTATTACTAGCTGCTGTTTCCTtatcatattaaatattaaacattttagttttcttactttttaaaataatttgggtAATGTTTTAATCTAATTTGGACATTAATCATTTCTCATGTTTATATTTTCCGAGTCTGTTTGCTTTCCTttcaaattttaagtttttatttagcCAAATCTGCTCATCATTTCCTTTGTAATTTATTCTATAACTTTTAAGCCTGGGAAAAAAATCTCCTTGcagaacattttgtttttctgtaatttcattttctttttaactacatTCATTCCAGGTGTCATATGAGGAAGCTCTaaacttatttttgttattatttcattgtTCAATCAATTCCCCTCTTATTTCTAATATCCtctttattaaatattacattcTTCCTGACAATCTGCTCACAGGCTAATAATTCTGATATAGTAATTAGTTTTGTGTATTACCATGTATTTTTAACTATTACAGCTTTTTAATGAATGATTATCTATAAAAGTCAGtaccggctgggcacggtggctcaagcctgtaattccagcactttgggaggccgagacgggcggatcacgaggtcaggagatcgagaccatcctgactaacacggtgaaaccccatctctactaaaaaatacaaaacactagccaggcgtggtggtgggcgcctgtagtcccagctactcaggaggttgaggcaggagaatggcataaacccaggaggcggagcttgcagtgagctgagatccagccactgcactccagcctgggcgacagagcaagactccgtctcaaaaaagagaaaaaaaaaagtcagtaccTACCCATTTACTCTTCTTCAGAACTTCCTTTGGGATCTGGATTGGAAAGAACTtacatatttgtaatatttagtTCCTGCCCATGAAAATCACTGTCTCCATATAGTCAAACCTCAATGACAAGTATGTCTTTTTAAGAATGCTgttatttctggatattttatatttctggatTGCCATTATAAATAGAATgccttttttcttatgttttctaaGTAGTGATTACATATAAAtatcaaaaatcaaaagcattcctCTATATCTTTGAACAAGCCTTTTCATTTGAATCTTAAGAACTTTTTCACATTACAATTGATGTGTTTGCCTTTTCTAGGTAACCATTTTTTAATGAGCCTAATTTTCTGACTCTAAGCACAAACCTGTATCCATCTCCGTATTTCtcactgtttttttctcttctgcgCCTTTGTTTCTCTCTCCGAGCCTCAATTCGTcgcttttcttcctcttcatttttaGGATCAGTTTTTGCTAGGATAtcacacaaaaaagtaaaagctaaaattcatttttccattctctctttCCAATCATCAGTTCATAAAGTATATACTTATGAGGTTTACTTAGTGATTGTAATCTAAAATTGAACTCACTGAAAAAATCGGAGTTTGAGATTATCCAGTATTTCTTAAACTTCACTAAATTAACTTCATTCATTTGAATACCATCATCACAAATTCCGTCATATCTGCTTGTCATCTATGTGATTATTtgctacatatttttctttaaatctgctCATTTGTCCTATCCTTATTCTAAGCAATAATATCCTTATCACCTAAAATTATCTTGGGCACCATATACTTTGGGAAACACTAAAGCAACCTGCCCCAGCATGAAAATGGAAGTCCAGTAAACACTGCAGAGACCTGGATGCAAGAACTCATATTCATATTGTAGGAGCTCTCGGaaagtttcttaaaatttataatctccaaaataaaagcacatttgttctctttttttaaaaaattgtctattgtaggccgggcgcagtagctcaagcctgtaatctcagcactttgggaggccgagacgggtggatcacgaggtcaggagatcgagaccatcctggctaacacggtgaaaccccatctctactaaaaaatacaaaaaactagcacagtgaggtggcgggcgcctgtagtcccagctactcgggaggctgaggcaggagaatggcgtaaacctgggaggcggagcttgcagtgagctgggatctggccactgcactccaacctgggggacagagcgagactctgtctcaaaaaaaaattctctattgtgataaaatacacaaaacataagATTTACTagtttaaccattttaa
This DNA window, taken from Macaca mulatta isolate MMU2019108-1 chromosome 1, T2T-MMU8v2.0, whole genome shotgun sequence, encodes the following:
- the ZNF326 gene encoding DBIRD complex subunit ZNF326 isoform X3, translating into MGDFGSIHRPGIVVDYQNKSTNVTVAAARGIKRKMMQPFNKPSGTFIKKPKLAKPMEKISLNKSPTKTDPKNEEEEKRRIEARREKQRRRREKNSEKYGDGYRMAFTCSFCKFRTFEEKDIELHLESSSHQETLDHIQKQTKFDKVVMEFLHECMVNKFKKTSIRKQQTNNQTEVVKIIEKDVMEGVTADDHMMKVETVHCSACSVYIPALHSSVQQHLKSPDHIKGKQAYKEQIKRESVLTATSILNNPIVKARYERFVKGENPFEIQDHSQDQQIEGDEEDEEKIDEPIEEEEDEEEEEEAEEVGEVEEVEEVEEVREGGIEGEGNIEGVGEGGEVGAVGEVEGVGEVEEVEEETAKEEPADFPVEQPEEN